A section of the bacterium genome encodes:
- the glyA gene encoding serine hydroxymethyltransferase, whose translation MSYLQKQDPDIHAAIHGETERQEFTLEMIASENFVSRAVLEAAGSVMTNKYAEGYPGKRYYGGCEFVDRAEDLARDRVKRLFGAEYANVQPHSGSQANMGVYFTFLKPGDKVMGMNLSHGGHLTHGSPVNFSGQLYNFAAYGVDPKTGRIDYDRCADQAKKERPKMITVGASAYSRNIDYKKFREIADSVGAFLFADIAHPAGLIAKKLHNDPVPHCHVVTSTTHKTLRGPRGGLILIGKDYENPFGLVAPKSGRVKKMSELIDSMIIPGIQGGPLMHIIAAKAVAFEEALQPAFEDYARQIIKNAQALAQTLVDLGYNLVSGGTDNHLMLVDLRNRKVTGKDAQEALEEAGITVNKNAVPFDDQSPLITSGIRIGTAALTTRGMKEPEMKTIGGWIHTVLSDLKNEKAKREVRESIRALCKKFPLYL comes from the coding sequence ATGTCTTACCTTCAAAAACAGGACCCCGACATCCACGCCGCCATCCACGGCGAGACGGAGCGCCAGGAATTCACCCTGGAAATGATCGCGTCCGAGAACTTCGTCTCGCGGGCCGTTTTGGAGGCGGCCGGGAGCGTGATGACGAACAAATACGCCGAGGGCTACCCCGGTAAGCGCTATTACGGCGGCTGCGAGTTCGTGGACCGGGCGGAGGACCTGGCGCGGGACCGGGTCAAGAGGCTCTTTGGCGCCGAATACGCCAACGTCCAGCCGCACTCCGGCTCCCAGGCCAACATGGGCGTGTATTTCACGTTCCTCAAGCCAGGAGATAAGGTCATGGGGATGAACCTGTCCCATGGCGGCCACCTGACGCACGGATCACCCGTCAATTTTTCCGGTCAACTTTATAATTTTGCCGCCTACGGGGTGGACCCCAAGACGGGGCGGATCGACTACGACCGGTGCGCGGATCAGGCCAAGAAGGAACGTCCCAAGATGATCACGGTGGGAGCCTCGGCCTATTCACGCAACATCGACTACAAGAAGTTCCGGGAGATCGCGGATTCCGTCGGGGCCTTTCTCTTCGCCGACATCGCCCACCCGGCGGGACTGATCGCGAAGAAGCTCCACAACGACCCCGTGCCGCATTGCCATGTGGTGACCTCGACGACGCACAAGACCCTCCGGGGACCCCGCGGCGGCTTGATCCTGATCGGCAAGGACTACGAGAACCCCTTCGGCCTCGTCGCGCCCAAATCGGGGCGCGTGAAGAAGATGAGCGAACTGATCGACTCGATGATCATCCCGGGCATCCAGGGCGGGCCGCTCATGCACATTATCGCCGCCAAGGCGGTGGCCTTTGAGGAGGCCCTGCAGCCGGCGTTCGAGGACTACGCCCGCCAGATCATCAAGAACGCGCAGGCCCTCGCCCAAACGCTGGTGGACCTGGGCTACAACCTGGTCTCCGGCGGGACGGACAATCACCTGATGCTGGTGGACTTGAGAAACAGGAAGGTCACCGGCAAGGACGCCCAAGAGGCCCTCGAAGAGGCCGGGATCACGGTCAACAAGAACGCGGTCCCCTTCGACGACCAGAGTCCTCTCATCACCAGCGGCATCCGGATCGGCACCGCGGCCCTCACGACGCGGGGTATGAAGGAACCGGAGATGAAGACGATCGGGGGTTGGATCCATACGGTCCTGTCTGACCTCAAGAATGAAAAGGCGAAGCGCGAGGTGAGGGAGAGTATCCGCGCGCTCTGCAAGAAATTCCCCCTGTATTTGTGA
- the nrdR gene encoding transcriptional regulator NrdR codes for MKCPFCNHPNSSVVDSRDSKEGETIRRRRECDTCGKRFTTYERVEELLPLVIKKDGRREPFDRKKIVGGIQKACEKRPVPMEKIEETVDRIEREIVELGEKEVNSKEIGERIMRALHDLDHVAYVRFASVYRDFKDVNQFLNELQGLLNDKKK; via the coding sequence GTGAAATGCCCTTTCTGTAACCATCCCAACAGCAGCGTCGTCGACAGCCGCGACTCCAAGGAAGGCGAGACGATCAGGCGCCGGCGCGAGTGCGACACGTGCGGCAAGCGGTTTACCACCTACGAGCGCGTCGAGGAGCTCCTCCCCCTCGTCATCAAAAAGGACGGCCGCCGCGAGCCGTTTGACCGCAAGAAGATCGTCGGCGGCATCCAGAAGGCCTGCGAGAAGAGGCCCGTGCCCATGGAGAAGATCGAGGAGACCGTCGACCGGATCGAGCGGGAGATCGTCGAATTGGGCGAGAAAGAAGTGAACTCCAAGGAGATCGGCGAGCGGATCATGCGCGCCTTGCACGATCTGGATCACGTCGCCTACGTCCGATTCGCCTCCGTCTACCGGGACTTCAAGGACGTGAACCAATTCCTAAACGAACTGCAGGGGCTGCTCAACGATAAGAAGAAATAA
- a CDS encoding choice-of-anchor Q domain-containing protein, whose translation MTKRLGILSIFASFIITGLALSSPATAATWTVTNAADDGSSGTLRTIIENPAVIDGDVIVFDASVTTVTLTDDLDINKSITIRGNGAGTTIIDANGAVTNDRAIDIDADDRGVHVAIEALTVQGGREDSGTGGGIRIRNSGSLLLRDCEVKDNQVTAGSTDGGGIAIESDGALVVENSTISDNAATQDGGGIYANAGFIEIKNSSIENNISSFGASTTDGDGGGIYSEDGTLNIIDTAIKGNIAGDNDSTFDDPEDTSSEGGGIYTTSDQSATITGSGACEISGNKSGGDGGGIHNGELMSIDNCLIDDNHAMNDHDGGGIYTEDLLTLTDSTVSNNDAEDNGGGIYNSGSLTILNSTISGNTADVDADPDGSQGGGIYTDNYFFLSGSVVRGNISVSGEGGGIYSDSSNYIIIESSVIADNEASDHDAGGIYNTGAPMIIRNSTISGNRALGDENGGGTDSIGGGIVSYYPLMMSNTTVANNEADGDGGGIYASGGDDHFFNNVTISGNVADQEGGADGVGGGIYNDATGVTITNSILADNSDDATAPDCFSDFSAGAVFTSLSANLIEVTTGCDVTGLGLVTGDPALAALADNGGPDAGDPDSPEPILTSAIAAGSAALDAGDSGTCELDDERGTSRPQGPACDLGAFELFTDTDGDGIEDNSDNCPSTANAGQEDGDADGVGDVCDNCADDANADQADTDGDGTGDACEAAVTPATDTDGDGVPDSTDNCDAVANADQADADADGIGDACDAEDGGGGCSLNAGSTAARGATEGLSMFLMSILAFAGLCLFRGRRVARRALPAAAILLLFSSTGRAADITVTSLLDDGTPGTLRNAIATALDGDVIIVPAGTIVLTLAGGAFDADTFPDLDITKTITIQGAGAGSTFIDGSGDLTADRVFHIDPNDTGAGATLEGMTIQAGKPSANGGGVLIDNRGSLTLVDSVVSDNETNGADGGGIYLNEGALAVIRSTVRTNVADGNGGGIYNTSGSLIISDGSSVTGNIATSSGGGIYTDAGGLDVINSQINNNDADSDGGGIYNGYTAVVLNNSDLSGNTAEGNGGGVYNGYTLLISASTVSHNQALNDSDGGAVFNDVELWVEDSTLSDNGADDDGGAIYNNSTAVIERSTIADNATDIDSDGSEGNGGGINTDGDLYVRESSILRNVAGGGGVGGGISGTGSEYTVIDRSTIADNVAADNDGGGIYFDNSQTIITNSTISGNIALGDQHNSASTDSQGGGIWHDEALTMTNCTVVGNRADGDGGGIYVNSDSDANIILSNVTITGNTADANEGGFSGGEGGGVFNDQGVLLTNSIIAGNTDASFISTSPDCYSNFTGDGNNFTVVGPNIIQNLDGCEVVGDVSSLRSDDPLFDPAGLADNGGPTQTLALQAASPALDVGDNGSCELTDQRGTARPQGAACDLGAFELEPDADGDGIPNTLDNCPDVSNADQTDTDGDGAGDACDTDDDGDGVADGVDNCPLVANADQADEDGDGIGAACDTDDTGGGTTGGGGNGGGCGLVASGDAKPHVTFWAVFAGLAALAALRMRKIAMKKGFWILALASLLLPSTAGAVTYNVDPNSMGAAPTVPDGDPGSLRFYLENIALADGDTVVIPSGTVNLDSTIGEIEIRRNVTIQGAGASDTIIDGNGAGGGDDRVFSIDPDDTGIAVTISGVTITGGDVGASGGGILLSWTASLTLIDSVVDGNHCTTSGGGIDVEDQGTLVLINSTVSNNTADNDGGGIWSGEGFVHVIGNSVIGPNNQALGSYGGGIYTSGGVLQIVDSQVTGNRADDYGGGLYLDSNQDTSAYLLNCEITNNATINDDGGGIYNDSTLFIDNCRIAGNTADGDGGGIDNSEHLTLINSTIFGNHANESAGGIYNDDGLTISNSTISENIADFNDDGSGGYGGGIYNNDYLSLSDSLVSNNISISNNGGGIYFNDYAVLDGVAVTGNIAQDDDGGGLYVDGDPVVLRNCTISGNAARNNSDGGGLYTTYAMDISNTTIANNTADGNGGGLYNDSGGDGILLNNVTITGNESDADAAGGGDGGGFYDDNSDAVMINTIIAGNTSPNLGDDCISDSTAGASTLTSGGPNFVGVVDTDCDIEGDDTAVLTGDPGFAAAGLADNNGPLVGDPEAPVRLQTVALAPASAAAEAGDNASCALTDERGVTRPQGADCDLGAFELVVDTDGDGVSDDVDNCPAASNADQADGDADGVGDVCDNCPADANADQADADGDGTGDVCEAPPAVCGNGDVETGEGCDDGDTDAGDGCSDTCSVEAGFTCSGEPSVCTETAGDGGGCSLTDGGTSAAATGPLMAIFAGLGVLFLRRMGKKTMKKALLGMGFLALMLPAGTVGAATFTVTKITDDAPDGNCDADCSLREAVIAANASVGVDDEIVIPAGIYQLTIAGAGEDLAATGDLDITDNVIITGSGSLTTVIEGNGAATGDRVFHIDAGASPGVAASVVMTGVTIQGGNVSGSGGGINIDNRGFLRIVDSLVFGNDATGDGGGIHLDDDGSGLVVENCTLSNNISEDDGGAISNDDGSLLVKNSTIAENKAGDDGSGNGGGIYNNEDGAEIIDTRVVDNETGSSSGDGGGIMNDYGAMTITGSGNCEISGNRTLAGEGGGVDNEYTMLIDNCLIAENQALDDNDGGGVYNDDEMVILNSTISGNRSEDSGGGVYNYYHITIDNSTIADNIGDTDEDGGGGGEGGGGIHFDDWSTVSNSIISGNTHLTGEGGGIDAYYYFVLDNCLITGNTAADNDGGGIATDYPGVIRNTLISDNRALGDQNNSATDDSNGGGIATDYPLQIINTTIVNNQADGHGGGIWSDDKLDLNNVTIAFNTSDANEGGFTGGDGGGIYNDDDMVFSNTLIAGNTDASPGAEAPDCLNDFTGAGNSMASSGPNIVQDPSGCEITGDPTGVLNVDPLFDLAGLADNGGRFAGDEPTSVVQSLSLQAGSPAIDAGNNATCDPTDQVGTDRPVGDACDLGALEVTTPAAPPVPPVVPAVCGNGDVETGEGCDDGDTTAGDGCSATCVVEDGFTCTGEPSVCTEESGGSGGCSLIR comes from the coding sequence ATGACCAAACGTCTCGGCATACTCTCAATCTTTGCCTCCTTTATCATCACGGGACTCGCCCTGAGCTCTCCAGCTACGGCAGCCACCTGGACCGTGACCAACGCCGCGGATGACGGCTCCTCGGGGACCCTCCGGACGATCATCGAAAATCCGGCCGTCATCGACGGCGACGTGATCGTCTTCGATGCCAGCGTCACCACCGTCACCCTGACCGATGACCTCGACATCAACAAGAGCATCACGATCCGCGGAAACGGCGCGGGGACAACGATCATCGACGCCAATGGCGCGGTCACGAACGACCGGGCCATCGACATCGACGCCGATGACCGGGGGGTGCATGTCGCCATCGAGGCCCTCACGGTCCAGGGGGGGCGTGAGGACTCGGGAACCGGCGGCGGCATTCGGATTCGCAACTCCGGCTCCCTCCTTCTGAGGGATTGCGAGGTCAAGGACAACCAGGTGACTGCGGGATCGACCGACGGCGGGGGTATTGCCATCGAATCCGACGGCGCCTTGGTCGTCGAAAACTCCACGATCTCGGACAACGCGGCGACGCAGGACGGCGGCGGCATTTATGCAAACGCCGGCTTCATCGAAATCAAGAACAGCTCGATCGAGAACAATATCTCAAGCTTCGGCGCTTCCACCACGGACGGGGACGGCGGCGGCATCTACTCGGAAGATGGAACCCTTAATATCATCGATACCGCCATCAAAGGAAACATCGCCGGCGACAACGACAGCACGTTCGACGATCCGGAGGATACGAGCAGCGAGGGCGGCGGCATCTACACGACGAGCGATCAATCGGCCACGATCACGGGGTCCGGCGCCTGCGAGATCAGCGGCAACAAGTCCGGTGGTGATGGCGGTGGAATTCATAACGGCGAACTCATGTCGATCGATAACTGCCTCATCGACGATAACCATGCGATGAATGACCACGATGGCGGCGGCATCTACACGGAAGATCTTCTGACCCTGACGGACAGCACCGTCAGCAACAACGACGCCGAGGACAACGGGGGCGGCATCTACAACAGCGGATCACTCACAATCTTGAACAGCACGATCTCGGGCAACACGGCCGACGTGGACGCGGACCCCGATGGAAGCCAGGGCGGAGGCATCTACACGGATAACTACTTCTTCCTCAGTGGCAGCGTCGTCCGCGGCAATATCTCCGTGAGCGGAGAAGGCGGCGGCATCTACTCGGACAGCTCCAACTACATCATCATCGAATCGAGCGTCATCGCCGACAACGAAGCCAGCGATCACGACGCCGGCGGGATCTATAACACCGGCGCCCCGATGATCATCCGCAACAGCACGATCTCCGGAAACCGGGCCCTCGGAGATGAGAACGGCGGCGGGACGGACAGTATCGGCGGCGGCATCGTCTCCTATTATCCCCTCATGATGTCGAACACGACCGTGGCCAACAACGAGGCCGACGGCGACGGCGGCGGCATCTATGCCTCCGGCGGCGACGATCACTTCTTCAACAACGTCACTATTTCGGGCAACGTCGCGGACCAAGAGGGCGGGGCCGATGGCGTCGGCGGCGGAATCTACAACGACGCCACCGGCGTCACGATTACCAATTCGATCCTCGCCGACAACTCCGATGACGCAACCGCGCCCGACTGCTTCAGCGATTTCTCGGCTGGTGCGGTTTTTACGTCCCTCAGCGCCAATCTCATCGAAGTTACGACCGGATGCGACGTGACCGGTTTGGGACTCGTCACCGGCGACCCGGCCTTGGCCGCCCTGGCGGACAATGGTGGCCCGGACGCCGGCGACCCCGACAGCCCCGAGCCGATCCTTACCAGCGCCATCGCGGCCGGCAGCGCGGCCTTGGACGCGGGCGACAGCGGGACCTGCGAGTTGGATGACGAGCGCGGTACGAGCCGGCCTCAAGGTCCGGCCTGCGATTTGGGGGCCTTTGAGCTCTTCACCGATACGGACGGCGACGGCATCGAGGACAACTCGGACAACTGCCCGTCGACCGCCAACGCCGGACAGGAAGACGGCGATGCCGACGGCGTCGGAGACGTCTGCGACAACTGCGCGGACGATGCCAACGCCGATCAGGCCGACACCGACGGCGACGGAACGGGAGACGCCTGCGAGGCGGCCGTGACGCCTGCCACGGATACCGACGGGGACGGCGTCCCGGATTCGACGGATAATTGCGATGCCGTCGCCAACGCGGACCAGGCAGATGCAGACGCTGACGGGATCGGCGACGCGTGTGACGCGGAAGACGGCGGGGGCGGTTGCAGCCTCAACGCCGGTTCCACCGCCGCGCGCGGAGCCACGGAGGGTCTTTCAATGTTCCTGATGTCGATCCTGGCCTTTGCCGGATTATGCCTGTTCCGGGGTAGGCGCGTGGCCCGCCGTGCCCTTCCGGCCGCGGCGATCCTGCTCCTGTTTTCCAGCACCGGCCGAGCGGCGGACATAACCGTCACGAGCCTCCTGGACGACGGTACACCAGGGACACTCCGCAATGCGATCGCGACCGCGCTGGACGGGGACGTGATCATCGTTCCGGCTGGAACCATCGTACTCACCCTGGCGGGCGGCGCCTTTGACGCCGACACATTCCCGGATTTGGACATTACGAAAACAATCACCATCCAGGGCGCCGGGGCCGGAAGCACCTTCATCGACGGCAGCGGCGACCTGACCGCCGACCGCGTCTTTCATATCGATCCCAACGACACCGGGGCGGGGGCGACCCTCGAAGGCATGACCATCCAGGCCGGAAAGCCTTCGGCCAACGGCGGCGGCGTCCTCATCGACAACCGGGGCTCCCTGACCCTTGTCGACAGCGTCGTGAGCGACAACGAGACCAATGGAGCGGACGGCGGCGGCATTTATCTGAATGAGGGCGCCTTGGCCGTGATCCGCTCGACCGTCCGGACCAACGTCGCCGACGGCAACGGCGGAGGCATCTACAATACCAGCGGCTCCCTGATCATCTCCGATGGGAGTTCCGTCACCGGCAACATCGCGACCTCCTCCGGGGGAGGCATCTATACCGATGCGGGAGGGCTCGACGTCATCAACAGCCAAATCAACAACAACGATGCGGACAGCGACGGCGGCGGTATCTACAACGGCTACACGGCCGTGGTCCTGAACAATTCGGATTTGAGCGGCAATACGGCCGAGGGCAACGGCGGCGGCGTTTACAATGGTTATACGCTGCTGATCTCTGCCTCCACGGTCTCCCACAATCAGGCCCTGAATGACAGTGACGGCGGCGCTGTCTTCAATGACGTGGAGCTCTGGGTCGAAGACAGTACCCTTTCCGACAATGGAGCCGATGACGATGGCGGCGCCATCTACAACAACTCAACGGCCGTGATCGAGCGCAGCACGATCGCCGACAATGCCACCGATATCGACTCCGACGGCTCCGAGGGCAATGGCGGCGGGATCAACACCGACGGTGATCTCTACGTGCGGGAGAGCAGCATCCTGAGAAACGTGGCCGGCGGCGGCGGCGTCGGGGGCGGTATCTCCGGCACGGGCAGTGAGTACACGGTCATTGATCGGAGCACCATTGCCGACAACGTGGCCGCGGATAACGACGGCGGAGGCATCTATTTCGACAATTCCCAGACCATCATCACGAACAGCACCATCTCCGGCAACATCGCCCTGGGGGATCAGCACAATTCGGCCTCAACCGACAGCCAGGGCGGCGGCATTTGGCACGACGAAGCGCTGACCATGACCAATTGTACGGTCGTCGGGAACCGTGCCGACGGCGACGGCGGTGGGATCTACGTGAATTCCGACAGCGATGCGAACATCATCCTGAGCAACGTGACGATCACGGGCAATACCGCCGATGCCAACGAAGGAGGCTTCTCGGGCGGCGAAGGCGGAGGCGTCTTCAACGATCAGGGTGTGCTGCTCACCAATTCCATCATCGCCGGGAACACGGACGCCAGCTTCATTTCCACTTCCCCCGATTGCTACAGCAACTTTACCGGGGATGGTAACAACTTCACCGTCGTCGGACCGAATATCATCCAAAATCTGGATGGTTGCGAGGTCGTGGGAGACGTCTCAAGTCTCCGGAGCGACGATCCGCTCTTCGACCCGGCCGGCCTGGCCGACAACGGTGGCCCGACCCAGACCTTGGCCCTTCAGGCCGCGAGCCCTGCCTTGGACGTGGGTGACAACGGCTCCTGCGAACTCACCGACCAGCGCGGCACTGCGCGGCCCCAAGGCGCGGCTTGCGACTTGGGCGCCTTCGAATTGGAGCCCGACGCCGATGGCGACGGGATTCCCAATACTTTGGACAACTGCCCCGACGTCTCCAATGCGGACCAAACCGACACGGACGGCGACGGCGCGGGTGACGCCTGCGACACGGACGACGACGGAGACGGCGTCGCCGACGGGGTCGACAACTGCCCTCTGGTCGCCAACGCGGACCAGGCCGATGAAGACGGCGACGGGATCGGCGCCGCCTGCGACACCGATGACACCGGCGGCGGCACGACCGGCGGCGGAGGAAACGGTGGGGGATGCGGCCTAGTCGCGAGTGGTGATGCGAAGCCTCATGTCACCTTCTGGGCCGTGTTCGCCGGCCTTGCGGCCTTAGCGGCGCTTCGGATGAGGAAAATCGCGATGAAAAAAGGCTTTTGGATTTTGGCGCTGGCGTCATTGTTGCTTCCGTCCACCGCCGGTGCGGTTACCTACAACGTCGATCCAAACTCGATGGGTGCGGCGCCGACCGTTCCGGACGGAGATCCGGGGTCCCTGCGTTTCTATCTCGAGAACATCGCGCTCGCGGACGGCGACACCGTCGTCATCCCGTCAGGCACGGTCAATCTCGACTCAACCATCGGGGAGATTGAAATCAGGCGGAACGTAACGATCCAGGGCGCAGGCGCTTCCGACACCATCATCGACGGAAACGGGGCCGGAGGCGGCGACGATCGCGTCTTCAGCATCGACCCGGACGACACCGGCATCGCGGTGACCATCTCGGGGGTCACCATCACGGGCGGCGATGTGGGCGCCAGCGGCGGCGGCATTCTCCTGAGCTGGACAGCGAGTCTGACCCTCATTGATTCGGTGGTCGACGGAAACCACTGCACCACCAGCGGTGGCGGCATCGATGTGGAGGATCAGGGAACCCTCGTGCTCATCAACAGCACGGTCTCCAACAACACCGCGGACAACGACGGCGGCGGTATCTGGAGCGGCGAGGGGTTCGTCCATGTCATCGGCAACAGCGTCATTGGGCCCAATAATCAGGCCCTCGGCAGCTACGGCGGCGGCATTTACACTAGCGGCGGCGTCCTTCAGATCGTGGACAGCCAGGTCACGGGCAACCGCGCGGACGATTATGGCGGCGGGCTCTATCTCGACAGCAACCAAGATACCTCGGCCTATCTCCTGAATTGCGAGATCACCAACAACGCGACCATCAACGATGACGGCGGGGGGATCTATAACGACAGCACCCTCTTCATCGACAACTGCCGGATCGCCGGAAACACAGCAGACGGAGACGGCGGCGGCATCGACAATAGTGAACATCTCACCCTAATCAACAGCACCATCTTCGGCAATCACGCCAACGAAAGCGCGGGTGGTATCTACAACGACGACGGTCTCACAATCAGCAACTCGACCATTTCCGAGAATATCGCCGACTTTAACGACGACGGTTCCGGCGGTTACGGCGGCGGAATCTACAATAACGACTATCTTTCACTCTCCGACAGCTTGGTCAGCAACAATATTTCAATCAGCAACAACGGCGGCGGTATCTATTTCAACGATTACGCCGTTCTGGACGGAGTGGCCGTCACGGGCAACATCGCCCAAGACGACGACGGAGGCGGCCTTTATGTCGACGGGGACCCGGTTGTCCTACGGAACTGCACCATTTCCGGAAACGCCGCCCGCAACAACAGCGACGGGGGTGGACTTTATACGACCTATGCGATGGATATCTCCAACACGACCATCGCCAACAATACGGCAGACGGCAACGGCGGCGGACTTTACAACGATTCCGGCGGTGACGGCATCCTTCTCAACAACGTGACCATTACGGGTAACGAATCGGACGCGGATGCGGCCGGCGGTGGTGACGGCGGCGGATTCTATGACGACAACTCGGACGCCGTCATGATCAACACGATCATCGCGGGCAATACGAGCCCCAACCTGGGGGATGACTGCATCAGCGATTCGACCGCCGGCGCGAGTACGTTGACCTCGGGCGGTCCCAACTTCGTCGGTGTCGTCGATACCGACTGCGACATTGAGGGCGACGATACGGCCGTCCTGACCGGAGACCCCGGCTTCGCCGCGGCCGGCCTGGCCGACAACAACGGTCCCTTGGTCGGAGACCCCGAGGCCCCGGTCCGGTTGCAGACGGTTGCCCTGGCCCCGGCCAGTGCCGCGGCCGAAGCGGGCGACAATGCAAGTTGCGCCTTGACCGACGAGCGCGGCGTGACCCGGCCCCAGGGCGCCGATTGTGACCTGGGAGCGTTTGAACTGGTCGTGGATACCGACGGCGACGGGGTAAGCGACGACGTCGACAACTGCCCCGCTGCATCCAACGCCGATCAGGCGGACGGTGATGCCGACGGTGTGGGCGACGTCTGTGACAACTGTCCGGCGGACGCCAACGCCGACCAGGCGGACGCGGACGGCGACGGGACGGGCGACGTCTGCGAGGCGCCTCCCGCGGTCTGCGGCAATGGAGACGTGGAGACCGGTGAAGGATGCGACGACGGCGATACGGACGCGGGAGACGGTTGCAGCGACACCTGCAGCGTGGAAGCCGGTTTCACCTGTTCCGGGGAGCCCTCCGTCTGCACCGAAACGGCCGGGGACGGCGGAGGCTGCTCCCTGACGGACGGGGGCACATCGGCGGCTGCGACCGGCCCCTTGATGGCGATTTTCGCAGGTTTAGGGGTCCTGTTTCTCCGTCGCATGGGGAAAAAAACAATGAAAAAGGCTCTGTTGGGCATGGGATTTCTGGCCTTGATGCTTCCGGCGGGCACGGTGGGTGCGGCGACCTTTACCGTGACGAAGATCACGGACGACGCCCCGGATGGCAACTGCGACGCCGATTGCTCCCTGCGCGAGGCCGTTATTGCGGCCAATGCAAGCGTCGGAGTTGATGACGAAATCGTGATTCCGGCCGGAATCTATCAGTTGACCATTGCCGGCGCGGGCGAGGACCTTGCCGCGACGGGCGATCTTGACATTACGGACAATGTGATCATCACCGGATCCGGCTCTCTGACGACCGTCATTGAAGGCAATGGTGCCGCCACTGGAGATCGGGTCTTTCATATCGATGCCGGCGCGAGTCCCGGCGTTGCCGCGAGCGTCGTGATGACCGGCGTCACCATTCAAGGAGGCAATGTCAGTGGGAGCGGGGGTGGAATAAACATCGACAATCGCGGTTTCTTGAGGATCGTAGACAGCCTCGTCTTTGGAAATGACGCTACAGGCGATGGCGGCGGTATTCACTTGGACGATGACGGTTCGGGCCTAGTCGTGGAAAACTGTACCCTTTCCAATAATATCTCGGAGGACGATGGCGGAGCCATCAGCAACGACGACGGCTCCCTTCTCGTCAAGAACAGCACGATTGCTGAAAACAAGGCCGGCGATGACGGCAGCGGAAACGGCGGCGGCATCTACAACAACGAGGACGGGGCCGAGATCATTGACACCCGGGTCGTTGACAACGAGACTGGAAGTTCGAGCGGCGACGGCGGCGGCATCATGAATGACTACGGGGCGATGACCATCACCGGCAGCGGCAACTGCGAAATCAGCGGAAACCGCACCCTTGCCGGCGAGGGTGGGGGAGTCGACAACGAATACACCATGCTGATCGACAACTGCCTGATCGCCGAAAACCAGGCCCTGGACGACAACGACGGCGGCGGTGTCTACAACGACGATGAGATGGTGATCCTGAACAGCACGATCAGCGGGAACCGCTCCGAAGACAGCGGCGGGGGCGTCTATAACTACTACCACATCACCATCGACAACAGCACGATCGCCGACAACATCGGAGACACCGACGAGGATGGAGGCGGCGGCGGCGAAGGCGGCGGCGGGATCCACTTCGACGACTGGAGCACGGTCAGTAACTCCATCATTTCCGGAAACACACATCTGACCGGAGAGGGCGGCGGTATCGACGCCTATTACTACTTCGTCCTCGATAACTGCCTCATTACCGGCAACACCGCGGCGGACAATGACGGCGGCGGGATTGCGACCGATTACCCCGGCGTCATCCGGAACACTCTGATCAGCGACAATCGTGCCCTTGGGGATCAGAATAATTCGGCCACGGACGACAGCAATGGCGGCGGCATTGCGACAGACTACCCGCTCCAGATCATCAACACGACCATTGTCAACAACCAGGCGGATGGCCATGGCGGCGGAATTTGGAGTGATGATAAGCTGGACTTGAACAACGTGACGATCGCCTTCAACACGTCGGACGCGAATGAGGGAGGTTTTACGGGCGGCGACGGCGGCGGAATTTACAACGATGATGACATGGTATTCAGCAATACCCTCATTGCCGGCAATACCGACGCGAGCCCCGGCGCCGAGGCCCCGGATTGCCTCAACGACTTCACGGGTGCCGGGAACAGCATGGCTTCGAGCGGGCCCAACATAGTCCAAGACCCGTCTGGTTGTGAGATCACCGGTGATCCGACGGGCGTCCTGAATGTGGACCCCCTCTTTGATCTGGCGGGTCTGGCGGACAACGGCGGTCGGTTCGCCGGCGACGAGCCGACCTCGGTGGTCCAAAGCCTCTCCCTGCAGGCCGGGAGCCCCGCGATTGACGCCGGTAACAACGCCACCTGCGACCCGACCGACCAGGTCGGTACCGATCGTCCCGTCGGCGACGCCTGTGACCTGGGCGCCTTGGAGGTTACAACCCCCGCGGCCCCCCCGGTTCCGCCGGTCGTGCCTGCTGTTTGTGGAAACGGCGACGTGGAGACCGGTGAGGGCTGCGATGATGGCGACACCACTGCGGGCGACGGTTGCAGCGCTACCTGTGTGGTCGAAGATGGCTTTACCTGCACGGGTGAACCGTCGGTCTGTACCGAGGAGTCGGGAGGCAGCGGCGGTTGCAGCTTGATTAGATAA